The following proteins are co-located in the Prosthecobacter vanneervenii genome:
- a CDS encoding NAD(P)H-dependent oxidoreductase codes for MTTAELLTALNWRYATKVFDPTKKIPADTWAALEESLILTPSSFGLQPWKFIIVQDQELREKLVAHTWRQRQVADCSHLVVMATKRSMGEPEIDANITRMIEVRGGTPEALAGFRKMLTGTLASGYMTPEWAKMQAYIALGQFMAAAALLNIDTCPMEGFAPDKYDELLGLEAQGFTTAVLCPAGYRHPDDRYASLPKVRFKNSDVIEYR; via the coding sequence ATGACCACCGCCGAACTCCTCACCGCCCTGAACTGGCGCTACGCCACCAAAGTCTTCGACCCCACCAAGAAGATCCCCGCAGACACCTGGGCCGCGCTGGAGGAGTCTCTCATCCTTACGCCGTCCAGCTTCGGCCTGCAGCCGTGGAAATTCATCATCGTGCAGGATCAGGAGCTGCGGGAAAAGCTCGTGGCCCACACCTGGCGTCAGCGTCAGGTGGCGGACTGCTCCCACCTCGTGGTCATGGCCACCAAGCGCAGCATGGGCGAGCCCGAGATCGACGCCAACATCACCCGCATGATCGAGGTGCGCGGCGGCACGCCCGAGGCGCTCGCAGGCTTTCGCAAAATGCTCACCGGCACGCTGGCCTCAGGCTACATGACCCCGGAATGGGCCAAGATGCAGGCCTACATCGCCCTCGGTCAGTTCATGGCCGCTGCCGCGCTGCTGAATATCGACACCTGCCCCATGGAAGGCTTTGCCCCGGACAAGTACGACGAACTCCTCGGCCTCGAAGCCCAGGGCTTCACCACAGCTGTCCTCTGCCCCGCCGGCTACCGCCACCCCGACGACCGCTACGCCTCCCTGCCCAAGGTGCGCTTCAAGAACAGCGATGTGATCGAGTACCGCTGA